The genomic interval cataaaaagttgagtaaatgTGCATatgcattgcattacttatcttgcactgatcctcagttacagcCGGTATATAAATGCCATAAAcagttctgcaggcttcagagccaaCAACATTTCCTACACGGTCTTGCTGGCTCAATGTCTGCACTCTTTACACTAGGCACTGTGGAGTATTGGGATGGGGGAGCACTGCACTATAGTAGTTCAgccataaaataattaaaaaaggggttttctagtcctaaaaaaaaaaaaaatgtatggcctaacctcaggataggccatcaatatcggaTTGGTCGAGGTccgactgttttgaaggggccccagaactcatacgagcgctgcttccccttcattccctttactgctgtgaattgccgacacacttgtagcagcgcgacgcttcacagtattacagccttctcccatttaagTAAATAAATGTGAGGGAAGCACCTCTAAATATTAAACTAAAAGCTGGGTGTTTATAGCAGAAtaagttcttaaaggggttttccaggctccagattttttttttatatatctggtGTTTTTTGTGAGAAGCTGTAAAACATgcgattatttttatttattttttacttgtgctTTTTACCCACTATGCTGGTCGCCGACTCACACTGCTGTGTTGCCCCTGCACTTCCGGAAGCATGGCATGACAGTAGTTTCAGTAATAGCGGAAAACTACGCATCCCAAGTGGCGTCTCAGCTTCAGCAGCACAAGTTCAGTAGCTCAGAATAGCAACCAAGCCCAATGTACTGCTCGTGATTGATGACATGCCAGACATTGGGGGAGTTACGTACATGTGATGAATGTACGGTACATCGTCCATCACAGTAACAAGAGATTGCAATACCAATAACGCAAGTCAATTACAAGTAGTTCTAATAGCGATTATAGGAACAAtggttaaataaaaaatttaaaatgaagtgggaacacccctttaaataCAGCAATACAGAAAATCCAGGTTTAATTTGTCTAAATGTAAATATTACAATACAAACTGTACCTGCATGACTTTTGGCAGAATGGTTTTGTTAAAGTGGTCCTCCAATGTAGGAGCACTGAAATCTCTTTTGTACACGTCCTCATCTTCatcctaaaagaaaaaaatatatatgccaTGAAATCATTTTCTATAAAATTTCTTGTAAAACTAGAATAAAAGACATTTTAATGTCATCAGTGGATCAACTCCTACCATGAAGAACGCTCCTCTGTGGTAGTATTTCTGGAGGAACTTGTATTTTCCTTTCAGTGCTTTGTTGGTTATTATCTTGCCATTGGCACGAAGCTCTGCTCTGCGCTCCTCCTCGGTCATGTTACGCATGCGTTCAATCTCGGCCTTCTCCTTCTCCATTCTATTATGGGATTCAGGGAAAAGGAAATAAATCATGACCATTTTGAAATTGTAACCCTAGTGTGTACTCAATGGCTAATTTGTGGCAATAAATTTACCTGCACAATGCGAATAAAGGTCCTGGATACAATCAATATTTAATACACAGTAAAACCATGTTAACTTTGTAATATAAATCCAAGATTGTATTAATATgctatgaaataatatagacatgaatataataataaaaaaaaaaacaacaaacatacGCTTCTCTTTCTTCACGGTCACGCTTGATGCGTTTCAATTCTCGTACTTTCCAGGCCTCATACTCTTCCTCATCATTCTCATCATCTGTGTTTAGAGCATCCAGTGCAGCTAGGGACCTCTTGTTCTCCTCGATCTCTTTCTTTGCCTCCTCTTCTACAATCTGCAAGACAAGTGGGTGTTAAACTGCTTTGATGTGACAGCTGACCTGTCATTTTTCAGACCTAGGATGAATACTTACCTTTAATGTGTATTTACGTCTTTCCTCCGCCATACGCTTGGCTTCTGCCTCTACTTCTTTCTGCTTAATTGCTTCAGCTTCTCTTTCCTGAACGGTTACCCTGTCCTTCCTGAAAGAGGTAGGATTCACAGAGTTAGCTTTTGTCTTTCTGTCAAGGAGATTTGCTGCTCGATATTGAAAATTCTGTTAGATGATCTTTAGCTACAGACTGCAAAAGGTTGTAGTGTGGTACTAGAAAGCAATTGACAGAATTCAGTAGTACTCCACCATCGGCATTGTAAGGGATGATCTCAACAGGTTAGGGCATAAATCTTACATTCAGATTTTATAATCGATTTCCGGTGCTAGCACTGCCTCGTGCGTTGGTTACAAAGACCTTGTAAAAAAACAGGAGTCCTCTGTAAAATATCCAGGAAACATTTGCCATACTGCACTTAAAATGTTGAGGAAATTAAATTAGAAATATCAAAGTTGTCTCGCTTCAAACCGCATTAACCATGCTTACTTCACAATTTTCTAACACAAAAGTGGTGTACATAAACAATGTGAaagattttttcaaattttttttttatagtttacaaTATTGCATATTTTTAGTACCACTGCAAGTTAATTTGAAGTTACTGGTTCAACAATTGCTGATTCTCTACTCCAAAGTCCACATGGCAACACTTCCTGTGAGTGCTCTGGCCTTGTTCAGCATTGTCATAGGGTCGTCCACATCCTATCTGGCCTGAATATTGGCAGTTATGTGTGTATTTGTTGTGTGAACATGGGTGGTGAACTGGATCTACACAGCATCCCTATGACAAGGCTGGACAAGGCCAGTGCATAGTACAGGAACTCTTGTCATGGGGAACATTAGGGTAGAATGGTTGGAGGCTTTTGTCCTGCCTCTTCAAGCACGGATAACAGAAATAAGAAGAAAGCTTTTTAAATAGAATACTTCTGATAGTTCTccttgaaaaaaaatgcaataagtcCAAAGCCTCATTTACTCACTTTCTAATAAAAACTGGTTTCAGTCTTGGTTCAGTTTCATCTTCACTGTCTGTGTATTCCTCATATTCGGATTCAGACGCTGACTCGTCTCCTGATTTCCATTCATCTTCCACCTCCATCACTTCCATCTCATCATTTTTCCTCTCTGCAGCTCTCTCGCGCATCATTGTACGACGACGCTCAATTTCCTAACAAATACACAGAGAGGACTGAACTAAAAACGCATAAAAGTAACACACTGGTCACAAGACAAGTATTTTGGGTCAGGGAGTcatctacagaaaaaaaatagtatttaAAGAAATATGTGCATTGTCCcattaaaggagttatcccaCACATCATTTTATTACCAAAGGTCCTGAAATATGTTAATAGCTGTTTCAAAGTCATTTGCAGTGTTTCTCGCATAAAACATCTTTTTTTggttccatgtgtccctcttagtactgctgctaatctgtgctgctgggggagggACTGAGCAGAatccatctccttccccctctggtAGCAGAATATTTGGTAGTCCCTACTTACTTCCCTGCagaaggagtctcctcagctatactgcaacgctactgcagaggctctgctccttaccTGACAAGCAGGGAAAAAACATTTATATTGGCTGCACTGCAGggaacagaggatcactatgccGAGAACGGGCTGTCGGGAGAGTGACTGAGTAAGCATGTCCACCAACATTTACCTCATTAGGTAGACATGCACATttctatacactttgaacaccaggcgGCGttatactatgtaagtaaatgttatagctcttgagacaacccctttaactgattgACTTATTGCAGGgcatctaaaatacaaaaaaaaaaaaaacaggtgctCCTATGCACCCTGTttggttaaaagggttttctaggAAATAAAAATTCATGacgtatcctcaggataggcaattaatagctgatgggtccaggtccgactcccggaacccccaccgatcagctgtttgtttgttttttttaaacattattgaTTTTTCATAGCTAAACAATAAGCAATAATGTATGACTGGTACAAaataaaatacagtatatacatggtAACAGACTGTCTCATTACAGAAGATGTATAAATGTTTAAACAACAGTTTAACCAAGCCAAACAACCCCCAAAGTCCAAGGACACAAAGTATATTATTGGAATGTGTTTACAAGAACAGCCAGATCCTAATTTCTAAGCAGGTACGCTACATATCAATAAATACCTCTTTCCCAAAATTCTCTAACATTTCAGGTTCCCAAGCG from Rhinoderma darwinii isolate aRhiDar2 chromosome 3, aRhiDar2.hap1, whole genome shotgun sequence carries:
- the MFAP1 gene encoding microfibrillar-associated protein 1, which encodes MSSSSALNKQPPIQSTAGAVPVRNEKGEISMEKVKVKRYVSGKRPDYAPMESSDEDEEFQFIKKGKEQDVEVEEPPEESTSDPRLLRLQNRMNEDVEERLARHRKIVEPEVVGESESESEPGEDWHVEREETSEEEEEEVDDEEIERRRTMMRERAAERKNDEMEVMEVEDEWKSGDESASESEYEEYTDSEDETEPRLKPVFIRKKDRVTVQEREAEAIKQKEVEAEAKRMAEERRKYTLKIVEEEAKKEIEENKRSLAALDALNTDDENDEEEYEAWKVRELKRIKRDREEREAMEKEKAEIERMRNMTEEERRAELRANGKIITNKALKGKYKFLQKYYHRGAFFMDEDEDVYKRDFSAPTLEDHFNKTILPKVMQVKNFGRSGRTKYTHLVDQDTTSFDSAWGQESAQNTKFFKQKAAGVRDVFERPSVKKRKTN